A single region of the Psychrobacter alimentarius genome encodes:
- a CDS encoding beta strand repeat-containing protein produces MLQATDKINYEFLDESTGYAPNNIITKRVGQDLQISFESDSVDPDLIIEGFYDATESALIGVAEDGSYYYYVPDTGEVADYVTELEAGEIQGQSLGGDAQVSPWWVGATESGAFNALPWLAGLAGIGLATAAFSNDDNDDSDADADADADADADADADADADADADADADADADADADADADADADADADADADADADADADADADADADADADADADADADADADADADADADADADADADADADADADADADADADADADADADADADADADADADADADADADTDADADADADADADADADADADADADADADADADADADADADADADADADADADADADADADADADADADADADADADADADADAPTIDTPIAGDDIVNAAEVAAGFTVTGTGTEGDTITLTNGAGALIGTALVDADGNWSVLVDQADVDAMGEGAETLTATATNTAGNTSTATTNIIVDITAPDAPVVTINDDGDSVTVTGEEGAAVVITTPTGVIEGTIVDGVFTAVLDPALTNGEEVSATLTDDAGNVSDPGTENALDTTAPGIPAVVIGNDDDTINGFDLNEDGDVIVNVSLPINALVGDTLTVNGLEIPVTQDMLDNGYDTAVTPPAEGEVLTVTASVTDQAGNTSPIATISATVGDITAPGIPAVVIGNDDDTINGFDLNEDGDVIVNVSLPINALVGDTLTVNGLEIPVTQDMLDNGYDTAVTPPAEGEVLTVTASVTDQAGNTSPIATISATVGDITAPGIPAVVIGNDDDTINGFDLNEDGDVIVNVSLPINALVGDTLTVNGLEIPVTQDMLDNGYDTAVTPPAEGEVLTVTASVTDQAGNTSPIATISATVGDITAPGIPAVVIGNDDDTINGFDLNEDGDVIVNVSLPINALVGDTLTVNGLEIPVTQDMLDNGYDTAVTPPAEGEVLTVTASVTDQAGNTSPIATISATVGDITAPGIPAVVIGNDDDTINGFDLNEDGDVIVNVSLPINALVGDTLTVNGLEIPVTQDMLDNGYDTAVTPPAEGEVLTVTASVTDQAGNTSPIATISATVGDITAPGIPAVVIGNDDDTINGFDLNEDGDVIVNVSLPINALVGDTLTVNGLEIPVTQDMLDNGYDTAVTPPAEGEVLTVTASVTDQAGNTSPIATISATVGDITAPGIPAVVIGNDDDTINGFDLNEDGDVIVNVSLPINALVGDTLTVNGLEIPVTQDMLDNGYDTAVTPPAEGEVLTVTASVTDQAGNTSPIATISATVGNITAPGIPAVVIGNDDDTINGFDLNEDGDVIVNVSLPINALVGDTLTVNGLEIPVTQDMLDNGYDTAVTPPAEGEVLTVTASVTDQAGNTSPIATISATVDDITAPGIPAVVIGNDDDTINGFDLNEDGDVIVNVSLPINALVGDTLTVNGLEIPVTQDMLDNGYDTAVTPPAEGEVLTVTASVTDQAGNTSPIATISATVGDITAPGIPAVVIGNDDDTINGFDLNEDGDVIVNVSLPINALVGDTLTVNGLEIPVTQDMLDNGYDTAVTPPAEGEVLTVTASVTDQAGNTSPIATISATVGDITAPGIPAVVIGNDDDTINGFDLNEDGDVIVNVSLPINALVGDTLTVNGLEIPVTQDMLDNGYDTAVTPPAEGEVLTVTASVTDQAGNTSPIATISATVGDITAPGIPAVVIGNDDDTINGFDLNEDGDVIVNVSLPINALVGDTLTVNGLEIPVTQDMLDNGYDTAVTPPAEGEVLTVTASVTDQAGNTSPIATISATVGDITAPGIPAVVIGNDDDTINGFDLNEDGDVIVNVSLPINALVGDTLTVNGLEIPVTQDMLDNGYDTAVTPPAEGEVLTVTASVTDQAGNTSPIATISATVGDITAPGIPAVVIGNDDDTINGFDLNEDGDVIVNVSLPINALVGDTLTVNGLEIPVTQDMLDNGYDTAVTPPAEGEVLTVTASVTDQAGNTSPIATISATVGDITAPGIPAVVIGNDDDTINGFDLNEDGDVIVNVSLPINALVGDTLTVNGLEIPVTQDMLDNGYDTAVTPPAEGEVLTVTASVTDQAGNTSPIATISATVGDITAPGIPAVVIGNDDDTINGFDLNEDGDVIVNVSLPINALVGDTLTVNGLEIPVTQDMLDNGYDTAVTPPAEGEVLTVTASVTDQAGNTSPIATISATVDDITAPGIPAVVIGNDDDTINGFDLNEDGDVIVNVSLPINALVGDTLTVNGLEIPVTQDMLDNGYDTAVTPPAEGEVLTVTASVTDQAGNTSPIATISATVGDITAPGIPAVVIGNDDDTINGFDLNEDGDVIVNVSLPINALVGDTLTVNGLEIPVTQDMLDNGYDTAVTPPAEGEVLTVTASVTDQAGNTSPIATISATVGDITAPGIPAVVIGNDDDTINGFDLNEDGDVIVNVSLPINALVGDTLTVNGLEIPVTQDMLDNGYDTAVTPPAEGEVLTVTASVTDQAGNTSPIATISATVGDITAPGIPAVVIGNDDDTINGFDLNEDGDVIVNVSLPINALVGDTLTVNGLEIPVTQDMLDNGYDTAVTPPAEGEVLTVTASVTDQAGNTSPIATISATVGDITAPGIPAVVIGNDDDTINGFDLNEDGDVIVNVSLPINALVGDTLTVNGLEIPVTQDMLDNGYDTAVTPPAEGEVLTVTASVTDQAGNTSPIATISATVGDITAPGIPAVVIGNDDDTINGFDLNEDGDVIVNVSLPINALVGDTLTVNGLEIPVTQDMLDNGYDTAVTPPAEGEVLTVTASVTDQAGNTSPIATISATVGDITAPVSIDAVDDFDTAEIIVTPVTTTENLQNTAASLINVLGIGNARPTVSFDIAEGSTGTAVITLSGGGLAEIVDRSSLVLQVKDASGNYVNVANSSNIGLINVLGLFGEGAGFRIEDLPAGEYRINGNVGGLIGVLETGTIRAIITETDPSVVGTITTEAATGNVIDDNDVATQSTIVTEVNGQPVNSTGNTTIIGDHGTLIINSDGAYTYTPNSTVSEIGQMDEFVYIIVDPITSSTDSATLTVGINSDYPAVNFPIDAVDDIAGTKLIVEPLTTVENLQDSDTALTGFTNTSVSFDIAAGNVGSADIAITAGGISILDSATVILQKQRANGTWETIDSSSGGSLIEVIGILGDATRFSIDGLEAGNYRINGRAGGLLGVVPNHTIKAIVTEIDPDVPGTYGSQAAVGNVISDNDDVTLSTVVSSVDGVAVTGATLIDGDFGTLTIKPDGSYFYTPDGNVNVINQVDQFEYTIVDDFNNTDTATLTINITSDWPAPAPVTADSMPFDDSFIFADDSSDDTIELPDTSLTFSSEGLDVLSFEGADQVISLADLMQPETLDIIDISGLGANTLNVAAEDISSTLYIKGDSDDTVDLGGAGDDLSDTDGASNPSSWFDTGVDVTDTGGHAYNVWQLDSDISTQMYIDTNITNVI; encoded by the coding sequence GTGCTCCAAGCTACCGATAAAATTAACTATGAGTTTCTTGATGAGTCAACGGGTTACGCCCCCAACAACATTATTACTAAACGTGTCGGTCAAGACCTTCAGATTTCTTTTGAAAGTGATAGTGTCGATCCTGATCTGATTATTGAGGGATTCTACGATGCTACTGAGAGTGCGCTTATCGGTGTCGCGGAAGATGGTAGTTATTACTACTATGTTCCTGATACTGGTGAAGTTGCTGACTATGTCACTGAGTTAGAAGCAGGTGAGATACAAGGACAATCATTGGGCGGAGATGCGCAGGTTTCGCCTTGGTGGGTAGGAGCTACGGAGTCTGGCGCTTTTAATGCGCTGCCTTGGTTGGCGGGTCTTGCAGGAATAGGCCTTGCTACCGCTGCTTTCTCTAATGACGATAACGATGACAGTGACGCCGATGCTGATGCTGATGCCGATGCAGACGCTGATGCAGACGCCGATGCAGACGCCGATGCCGATGCCGATGCAGACGCTGATGCAGACGCCGATGCAGACGCCGATGCCGATGCTGATGCCGATGCTGATGCAGACGCAGACGCTGATGCTGATGCTGATGCTGATGCAGACGCCGATGCTGACGCCGATGCTGACGCCGATGCAGATGCCGATGCAGATGCCGATGCAGATGCCGATGCCGATGCCGATGCCGATGCCGATGCCGACGCTGATGCTGATGCTGATGCTGATGCTGATGCCGATGCAGACGCCGATGCAGACGCCGATGCAGACGCCGATGCAGACGCCGATGCAGACGCCGATGCCGATGCTGATGCAGACGCCGATGCCGATGCCGATGCCGATGCCGATGCTGATGCTGATGCTGATACTGATGCAGACGCCGATGCCGATGCTGATGCAGACGCTGATGCCGACGCCGACGCTGACGCCGACGCTGACGCCGACGCTGACGCCGACGCTGACGCCGACGCTGACGCTGACGCCGACGCTGACGCCGACGCTGATGCTGACGCCGACGCTGATGCTGACGCTGACGCCGACGCTGATGCTGATGCAGATGCAGATGCAGATGCAGACGCTGATGCTGATGCTGATGCTGATGCTGATGCAGACGCTGATGCCCCAACGATTGATACGCCAATTGCAGGCGATGACATTGTCAATGCCGCTGAAGTCGCTGCAGGCTTTACCGTCACAGGAACAGGCACAGAAGGGGATACCATCACCTTGACCAATGGAGCAGGGGCGCTCATTGGTACCGCCCTTGTCGATGCCGATGGCAACTGGAGTGTTCTTGTCGATCAAGCCGACGTGGACGCCATGGGTGAAGGTGCGGAAACGTTGACAGCGACGGCTACAAATACTGCAGGGAACACTTCCACTGCGACTACCAATATTATAGTGGACATCACCGCGCCTGATGCCCCTGTGGTAACTATCAATGATGATGGCGACTCAGTGACCGTCACGGGTGAAGAAGGGGCTGCGGTTGTCATCACCACACCAACTGGTGTGATTGAAGGCACGATTGTAGACGGTGTCTTTACGGCCGTGCTTGATCCTGCCTTAACCAATGGTGAAGAGGTCAGCGCCACGTTAACTGATGATGCGGGTAACGTATCCGATCCAGGCACAGAAAATGCCCTAGACACCACAGCGCCAGGCATCCCAGCTGTGGTGATTGGCAATGATGATGACACCATCAATGGCTTTGACTTGAATGAAGATGGCGATGTGATCGTGAATGTGAGCTTACCGATCAATGCTTTGGTGGGTGACACCCTCACTGTAAACGGGTTAGAAATCCCAGTAACCCAAGACATGCTTGATAACGGCTATGACACCGCCGTGACGCCGCCTGCAGAAGGTGAGGTATTGACGGTCACCGCAAGCGTGACCGATCAGGCAGGTAACACCAGTCCGATAGCCACAATCAGTGCCACTGTGGGTGATATCACAGCGCCAGGCATCCCAGCTGTGGTGATTGGCAATGATGATGACACCATCAATGGCTTTGACTTGAATGAAGATGGCGATGTGATCGTGAATGTGAGCTTACCGATCAATGCTTTGGTGGGTGACACCCTCACTGTAAACGGGTTAGAAATCCCAGTAACCCAAGACATGCTTGATAACGGCTATGACACCGCCGTGACGCCGCCTGCAGAAGGCGAGGTATTGACGGTCACCGCAAGCGTGACCGATCAGGCAGGTAACACCAGTCCGATAGCCACAATCAGTGCCACTGTGGGTGATATCACAGCGCCAGGCATCCCAGCTGTGGTGATTGGCAATGATGATGACACCATCAATGGCTTTGACTTGAATGAAGATGGCGATGTGATCGTGAATGTGAGCTTACCGATCAATGCTTTGGTGGGTGACACCCTCACTGTAAACGGGTTAGAAATCCCAGTAACCCAAGACATGCTTGATAACGGCTATGACACCGCCGTGACGCCGCCTGCAGAAGGTGAGGTATTGACGGTCACCGCAAGCGTGACCGATCAGGCGGGTAACACCAGTCCGATAGCCACAATCAGTGCCACTGTGGGTGATATCACAGCGCCAGGCATCCCAGCTGTGGTGATTGGCAATGATGATGACACCATCAATGGCTTTGACTTGAATGAAGATGGCGATGTGATCGTGAATGTGAGCTTACCGATCAATGCTTTGGTGGGTGACACCCTCACTGTAAACGGGTTAGAAATCCCAGTAACCCAAGACATGCTTGATAACGGCTATGACACCGCCGTGACGCCGCCTGCAGAAGGTGAGGTATTGACGGTCACCGCAAGCGTGACCGATCAGGCAGGTAACACCAGTCCGATAGCCACAATCAGTGCCACTGTGGGTGATATCACAGCGCCAGGCATCCCAGCTGTGGTGATTGGCAATGATGATGACACCATCAATGGCTTTGACTTGAATGAAGATGGCGATGTGATCGTGAATGTGAGCTTACCGATCAATGCTTTGGTGGGTGACACCCTCACTGTAAACGGGTTAGAAATCCCAGTAACCCAAGACATGCTTGATAACGGCTATGACACCGCCGTGACGCCGCCTGCAGAAGGTGAGGTATTGACGGTCACCGCAAGCGTGACCGATCAGGCAGGTAACACCAGTCCGATAGCCACAATCAGTGCCACTGTGGGTGATATCACAGCGCCAGGCATCCCAGCTGTGGTGATTGGCAATGATGATGACACCATCAATGGCTTTGACTTGAATGAAGATGGCGATGTGATCGTGAATGTGAGCTTACCGATCAATGCTTTGGTGGGTGACACCCTCACTGTAAACGGGTTAGAAATCCCAGTAACCCAAGACATGCTTGATAACGGCTATGACACCGCCGTGACGCCGCCTGCAGAAGGTGAGGTATTGACGGTCACCGCAAGCGTGACCGATCAGGCAGGTAACACCAGTCCGATAGCCACAATCAGTGCCACTGTGGGTGATATCACAGCGCCAGGCATCCCAGCTGTGGTGATTGGCAATGATGATGACACCATCAATGGCTTTGACTTGAATGAAGATGGCGATGTGATCGTGAATGTGAGCTTACCGATCAATGCTTTGGTGGGTGACACCCTCACTGTAAACGGGTTAGAAATCCCAGTAACCCAAGACATGCTTGATAACGGCTATGACACCGCCGTGACGCCGCCTGCAGAAGGTGAGGTATTGACGGTCACCGCAAGCGTGACCGATCAGGCAGGTAACACCAGTCCGATAGCCACAATCAGTGCCACTGTGGGTAATATCACAGCGCCAGGCATCCCAGCTGTGGTGATTGGCAATGATGATGACACCATCAATGGCTTTGACTTGAATGAAGATGGCGATGTGATCGTGAATGTGAGCTTACCGATCAATGCTTTGGTGGGTGACACCCTCACTGTAAACGGGTTAGAAATCCCAGTAACCCAAGACATGCTTGATAACGGCTATGACACCGCCGTGACGCCGCCTGCAGAAGGTGAGGTATTGACGGTCACCGCAAGCGTGACCGATCAGGCGGGTAACACCAGTCCGATAGCCACAATCAGTGCCACTGTGGATGATATCACAGCGCCAGGCATCCCAGCTGTGGTGATTGGCAATGATGATGACACCATCAATGGCTTTGACTTGAATGAAGATGGCGATGTGATCGTGAATGTGAGCTTACCGATCAATGCTTTGGTGGGTGACACCCTCACTGTAAACGGGTTAGAAATCCCAGTAACCCAAGACATGCTTGATAACGGCTATGACACCGCCGTGACGCCGCCTGCAGAAGGTGAGGTATTGACGGTCACCGCAAGCGTGACCGATCAGGCAGGTAACACCAGTCCGATAGCCACAATCAGTGCCACTGTGGGTGATATCACAGCGCCAGGCATCCCAGCTGTGGTGATTGGCAATGATGATGACACCATCAATGGCTTTGACTTGAATGAAGATGGCGATGTGATCGTGAATGTGAGCTTACCGATCAATGCTTTGGTGGGTGACACCCTCACTGTAAACGGGTTAGAAATCCCAGTAACCCAAGACATGCTTGATAACGGCTATGACACCGCCGTGACGCCGCCTGCAGAAGGCGAGGTATTGACGGTCACCGCAAGCGTGACCGATCAGGCAGGTAACACCAGTCCGATAGCCACAATCAGTGCCACTGTGGGTGATATCACAGCGCCAGGCATCCCAGCTGTGGTGATTGGCAATGATGATGACACCATCAATGGCTTTGACTTGAATGAAGATGGCGATGTGATCGTGAATGTGAGCTTACCGATCAATGCTTTGGTGGGTGACACCCTCACTGTAAACGGGTTAGAAATCCCAGTAACCCAAGACATGCTTGATAACGGCTATGACACCGCCGTGACGCCGCCTGCAGAAGGTGAGGTATTGACGGTCACCGCAAGCGTGACCGATCAGGCGGGTAACACCAGTCCGATAGCCACAATCAGTGCCACTGTGGGTGATATCACAGCGCCAGGCATCCCAGCTGTGGTGATTGGCAATGATGATGACACCATCAATGGCTTTGACTTGAATGAAGATGGCGATGTGATCGTGAATGTGAGCTTACCGATCAATGCTTTGGTGGGTGACACCCTCACTGTAAACGGGTTAGAAATCCCAGTAACCCAAGACATGCTTGATAACGGCTATGACACCGCCGTGACGCCGCCTGCAGAAGGTGAGGTATTGACGGTCACCGCAAGCGTGACCGATCAGGCAGGTAACACCAGTCCGATAGCCACAATCAGTGCCACTGTGGGTGATATCACAGCGCCAGGCATCCCAGCTGTGGTGATTGGCAATGATGATGACACCATCAATGGCTTTGACTTGAATGAAGATGGCGATGTGATCGTGAATGTGAGCTTACCGATCAATGCTTTGGTGGGTGACACCCTCACTGTAAACGGGTTAGAAATCCCAGTAACCCAAGACATGCTTGATAACGGCTATGACACCGCCGTGACGCCGCCTGCAGAAGGTGAGGTATTGACGGTCACCGCAAGCGTGACCGATCAGGCAGGTAACACCAGTCCGATAGCCACAATCAGTGCCACTGTGGGTGATATCACAGCGCCAGGCATCCCAGCTGTGGTGATTGGCAATGATGATGACACCATCAATGGCTTTGACTTGAATGAAGATGGCGATGTGATCGTGAATGTGAGCTTACCGATCAATGCTTTGGTGGGTGACACCCTCACTGTAAACGGGTTAGAAATCCCAGTAACCCAAGACATGCTTGATAACGGCTATGACACCGCCGTGACGCCGCCTGCAGAAGGTGAGGTATTGACGGTCACCGCAAGCGTGACCGATCAGGCAGGTAACACCAGTCCGATAGCCACAATCAGTGCCACTGTGGGTGATATCACAGCGCCAGGCATCCCAGCTGTGGTGATTGGCAATGATGATGACACCATCAATGGCTTTGACTTGAATGAAGATGGCGATGTGATCGTGAATGTGAGCTTACCGATCAATGCTTTGGTGGGTGACACCCTCACTGTAAACGGGTTAGAAATCCCAGTAACCCAAGACATGCTTGATAACGGCTATGACACCGCCGTGACGCCGCCTGCAGAAGGTGAGGTATTGACGGTCACCGCAAGCGTGACCGATCAGGCAGGTAACACCAGTCCGATAGCCACAATCAGTGCCACTGTGGGTGATATCACAGCGCCAGGCATCCCAGCTGTGGTGATTGGCAATGATGATGACACCATCAATGGCTTTGACTTGAATGAAGATGGCGATGTGATCGTGAATGTGAGCTTACCGATCAATGCTTTGGTGGGTGACACCCTCACTGTAAACGGGTTAGAAATCCCAGTAACCCAAGACATGCTTGATAACGGCTATGACACCGCCGTGACGCCGCCTGCAGAAGGTGAGGTATTGACGGTCACCGCAAGCGTGACCGATCAGGCGGGTAACACCAGTCCGATAGCCACAATCAGTGCCACTGTGGATGATATCACAGCGCCAGGCATCCCAGCTGTGGTGATTGGCAATGATGATGACACCATCAATGGCTTTGACTTGAATGAAGATGGCGATGTGATCGTGAATGTGAGCTTACCGATCAATGCTTTGGTGGGTGACACCCTCACTGTAAACGGGTTAGAAATCCCAGTAACCCAAGACATGCTTGATAACGGCTATGACACCGCCGTGACGCCGCCTGCAGAAGGTGAGGTATTGACGGTCACCGCAAGCGTGACCGATCAGGCGGGTAACACCAGTCCGATAGCCACAATCAGTGCCACTGTGGGTGATATCACAGCGCCAGGCATCCCAGCTGTGGTGATTGGCAATGATGATGACACCATCAATGGCTTTGACTTGAATGAAGATGGCGATGTGATCGTGAATGTGAGCTTACCGATCAATGCTTTGGTGGGTGACACCCTCACTGTAAACGGGTTAGAAATCCCAGTAACCCAAGACATGCTTGATAACGGCTATGACACCGCCGTGACGCCGCCTGCAGAAGGTGAGGTATTGACGGTCACCGCAAGCGTGACCGATCAGGCGGGTAACACCAGTCCGATAGCCACAATCAGTGCCACTGTGGGTGATATCACAGCGCCAGGCATCCCAGCTGTGGTGATTGGCAATGATGATGACACCATCAATGGCTTTGACTTGAATGAAGATGGCGATGTGATCGTGAATGTGAGCTTACCGATCAATGCTTTGGTGGGTGACACCCTCACTGTAAACGGGTTAGAAATCCCAGTAACCCAAGACATGCTTGATAACGGCTATGACACCGCCGTGACGCCGCCTGCAGAAGGTGAGGTATTGACGGTCACCGCAAGCGTGACCGATCAGGCGGGTAACACCAGTCCGATAGCCACAATCAGTGCCACTGTGGGTGATATCACAGCGCCAGGCATCCCAGCTGTGGTGATTGGCAATGATGATGACACCATCAATGGCTTTGACTTGAATGAAGATGGCGATGTGATCGTGAATGTGAGCTTACCGATCAATGCTTTGGTGGGTGACACCCTCACTGTAAACGGGTTAGAAATCCCAGTAACCCAAGACATGCTTGATAACGGCTATGACACCGCCGTGACGCCGCCTGCAGAAGGTGAGGTATTGACGGTCACCGCAAGCGTGACCGATCAGGCAGGTAACACCAGTCCGATAGCCACAATCAGTGCCACTGTGGGTGATATCACAGCGCCAGGCATCCCAGCTGTGGTGATTGGCAATGATGATGACACCATCAATGGCTTTGACTTGAATGAAGATGGCGATGTGATCGTGAATGTGAGCTTACCGATCAATGCTTTGGTGGGTGACACCCTCACTGTAAACGGGTTAGAAATCCCAGTAACCCAAGACATGCTTGATAACGGCTATGACACCGCCGTGACGCCGCCTGCAGAAGGTGAGGTATTGACGGTCACCGCAAGCGTGACCGATCAGGCGGGTAACACCAGTCCGATAGCCACAATCAGTGCCACTGTGGGTGATATCACAGCGCCAGGCATCCCAGCTGTGGTGATTGGCAATGATGATGACACCATCAATGGCTTTGACTTGAATGAAGATGGCGATGTGATCGTGAATGTGAGCTTACCGATCAATGCTTTGGTGGGTGACACCCTCACTGTAAACGGGTTAGAAATCCCAGTAACCCAAGACATGCTTGATAACGGCTATGACACCGCCGTGACGCCGCCTGCAGAAGGTGAGGTATTGACGGTCACCGCAAGCGTGACCGATCAGGCGGGTAACACCAGTCCGATAGCCACAATCAGTGCCACTGTGGGTGATATCACAGCGCCTGTCAGTATAGATGCAGTGGACGATTTTGATACAGCAGAAATTATCGTTACGCCAGTGACGACTACTGAGAATCTACAAAACACAGCTGCCTCACTCATAAACGTGTTAGGCATAGGTAATGCTAGACCTACAGTTAGCTTTGATATCGCTGAAGGCAGTACAGGTACGGCAGTAATTACCTTGTCTGGAGGTGGTTTAGCTGAAATTGTCGATAGAAGTAGCTTGGTTCTGCAAGTGAAAGATGCTAGTGGTAACTACGTTAACGTCGCCAATTCTAGTAATATTGGCTTGATCAACGTACTTGGTCTCTTTGGTGAGGGAGCAGGCTTTAGGATAGAAGATCTCCCAGCGGGTGAATACCGTATCAACGGTAATGTTGGTGGACTAATTGGTGTGCTAGAAACTGGTACTATTAGGGCAATCATCACTGAGACTGATCCATCAGTGGTTGGCACGATCACTACGGAAGCTGCCACTGGTAATGTCATTGATGATAATGACGTTGCAACGCAATCGACCATAGTCACAGAGGTTAATGGTCAGCCAGTTAATTCTACTGGTAACACTACTATCATAGGTGACCATGGTACTTTAATCATCAACTCTGATGGTGCGTATACTTATACGCCAAACTCGACTGTTAGTGAAATTGGACAGATGGACGAGTTCGTATATATCATTGTTGATCCGATCACTAGTAGCACCGACAGCGCAACACTTACCGTGGGCATCAATAGTGATTATCCAGCGGTCAATTTCCCAATTGATGCAGTGGATGATATAGCAGGTACCAAATTGATTGTTGAGCCTTTGACAACTGTCGAGAATCTTCAAGATTCTGACACAGCATTGACTGGTTTCACGAATACGAGCGTTTCGTTTGACATTGCTGCAGGCAATGTAGGTTCTGCTGATATTGCTATAACAGCAGGCGGAATAAGTATTCTTGACAGTGCTACCGTTATTCTACAGAAGCAGAGGGCTAATGGTACTTGGGAAACTATAGATAGCTCTTCAGGTGGCAGCTTAATTGAAGTCATTGGTATCCTTGGTGATGCTACACGCTTCTCTATAGATGGTCTAGAAGCAGGTAACTATCGTATTAATGGTAGAGCTGGTGGACTTCTTGGTGTGGTACCAAATCATACGATAAAAGCCATCGTGACTGAGATTGATCCAGATGTACCAGGCACTTATGGTTCGCAAGCTGCGGTTGGCAATGTTATCAGTGACAATGATGATGTAACTTTATCGACTGTTGTTTCATCAGTTGATGGTGTAGCTGTTACTGGTGCTACCCTCATAGACGGCGACTTCGGTACGCTTACGATCAAACCAGATGGTTCGTATTTCTATACCCCTGATGGTAATGTTAATGTTATCAATCAAGTGGATCAGTTTGAGTATACGATAGTTGATGATTTTAATAATACCGATACAGCCACACTGACCATTAATATTACGAGTGATTGGCCTGCTCCAGCGCCAGTTACTGCAGATAGTATGCCATTCGATGATAGTTTTATATTTGCTGATGATAGCAGTGATGACACTATCGAGCTACCTGATACATCATTGACTTTCTCAAGTGAAGGACTTGATGTTCTAAGTTTTGAGGGCGCAGATCAAGTGATTAGCTTAGCGGATCTTATGCAACCTGAAACGCTTGATATCATCGATATCAGTGGTTTGGGTGCGAATACCTTGAACGTGGCAGCTGAAGATATAAGCTCTACTCTTTATATCAAAGGTGATAGTGATGATACCGTTGATTTAGGCGGCGCTGGCGATGACCTTAGTGATACAGATGGCGCTAGTAACCCTTCAAGTTGGTTCGATACAGGAGTGGATGTCACAGATACTGGTGGACATGCATATAATGTATGGCAATTAGACAGTGATATATCTACTCAGATGTACATTGATACGAATATTACAAACGTTATCTAA
- a CDS encoding OmpA family protein: protein MDSKGLLLSTTLFTLVGLVGCQTVPNDKIKFSSGDTQRVNQVGWEKSGELFRLPNDSDLKVNERRIVFFRDAHNEKKNNINIGIGLDNIFQTSLDNGHYSEKIICDNAQIINASVLKENGDIVSYSESFQFLPQKTTYIRVSLTATGKPVLQQISANEALSSLSQANRQTHQISRMPSDCSMTSQTLLSQPLPNQNLPKKSFKKPIVNTPVDTSDLKQFSVLFDFDSANLKNNNSAVLDGMASFIQSYPRTNITVEGHTDSRGSESYNLQLSQKRANTVKNILVDKYGMQPSRLRTVGYGEAMPIDTNDTEEGRQNNRRVVATVSEKVN, encoded by the coding sequence ATGGACAGTAAAGGTTTACTATTATCGACGACATTGTTCACATTGGTAGGTTTGGTAGGCTGTCAAACTGTACCAAATGATAAAATAAAATTTTCCTCTGGTGATACTCAGCGAGTTAATCAAGTTGGTTGGGAAAAAAGTGGTGAATTATTTCGCTTGCCTAATGATAGTGATCTAAAAGTAAATGAGCGTAGAATTGTTTTTTTTCGAGACGCTCACAATGAGAAGAAAAATAATATCAATATAGGTATTGGACTGGATAATATTTTTCAAACCAGTCTAGACAATGGTCATTACTCGGAAAAAATCATTTGTGATAACGCACAAATCATCAATGCGTCAGTCTTAAAAGAAAATGGAGACATTGTTTCTTATTCAGAAAGTTTTCAATTCCTTCCTCAAAAAACAACTTATATAAGAGTTAGCTTAACAGCAACGGGCAAACCTGTTCTTCAGCAAATATCAGCCAACGAAGCCTTGTCATCATTGAGCCAAGCCAATCGCCAGACGCATCAAATCAGTCGTATGCCATCAGACTGTAGCATGACAAGTCAAACGCTACTCAGTCAGCCATTGCCAAATCAAAATCTACCAAAAAAATCATTCAAGAAACCTATAGTCAATACGCCAGTAGATACAAGTGATCTTAAACAATTCAGTGTGTTATTTGATTTTGATAGCGCGAACTTGAAAAACAACAATAGCGCTGTGCTAGATGGTATGGCCAGTTTTATTCAGTCTTATCCAAGAACCAATATCACTGTGGAAGGTCATACAGACAGTCGAGGTTCTGAAAGCTATAACTTGCAGCTTTCTCAAAAGCGTGCAAATACAGTGAAAAATATTTTAGTAGATAAATATGGTATGCAGCCTTCACGTTTACGTACCGTAGGGTACGGAGAGGCGATGCCAATTGATACCAATGATACTGAAGAAGGACGCCAAAACAACCGCCGAGTTGTCGCCACTGTTAGTGAAAAAGTTAACTGA